The genome window GCCCGGTCGAGAAAAAGGATCCCTGGACGGCGCACTCGACGGCCTGGCCCAGGTCGGCATCGTCCATCACGATCAGCGGGTTCTTGCCGCCCATTTCCATCTGCACCTTGGCGAACCGCTGCGTGGCCGCCCGCGCCACCTGCCTGCCGGTCGCCACCGATCCGGTGAAGCTCAGTGCGTCGATGCGCGCATCGTCCAGCATGGCCTGCCCGACCACGCTGCCGCGCCCCATGACGAGGTTGAAGACGCCCTCGGGCAGCCCGGCACGGCTGATGATCTCGGCCAGTGCCCACGCGCTGCCGGGCACCAGGTCGGCCGGCTTGAAGACCACCGCGTTGCCGTATGCCAGCGCCGGGGCGATCTTCCAGGCCGGGATGGCCAGCGGAAAATTCCACGGCGTGATCAGCCCCACGACGCCCACGGGCTCACGCGTGACCTCCACGTCCACGCCGGCCCGGGCTTGCGGCAGGCGGTCGCCCCGTACCCGCAGCGCCTCGCCGGCGAAGAAGCGGAAGATGGCCGCCGCGCGCGCCGCCTCGCCCACGGCCTCGGGCAGGGTCTTGCCCTCTTCGCGGGCCAGCAGCCGTCCCAGTTCGTCCTTGCGCCGCAGAAGCTCGATGCCGATGGCATCCAGGCATTCGGCGCGCTGTGTCGCGCTGGCCAGGCCCCACCCGGGTGCCGCATCGCGCGCCGCGCCGATCGCCCGCTCCACCTGCGCCGGCGTGGCGTGCGCATATTCACCGACCAGATCGCTCACGTCGGAAGGATTGATGTCGCGCGTGGCGTCCTCGCCTTCCAGCCATTGCCCCGCTACGTAGTTCGCATGCATGTCGTCGATTCTTACGTGACTGGCGCCGCTCAAGGCAGCATGACCTCGATCAGGCGCGGTCCGCGTTCGGCCATGGCGCGCCGGAACGATCTCCGCAGCTCGCTTACCGTCGTCGCGCGTTCGGCCTGCACGCCGAAGCCCGCGGCCATGCCCTGCCAATCCAGCTCGGGACGCGACAGTTGCAGCAAGTCGCGCACCGGCGGCGACGCAAGCTCGT of Pigmentiphaga sp. H8 contains these proteins:
- a CDS encoding aldehyde dehydrogenase family protein, with product MHANYVAGQWLEGEDATRDINPSDVSDLVGEYAHATPAQVERAIGAARDAAPGWGLASATQRAECLDAIGIELLRRKDELGRLLAREEGKTLPEAVGEAARAAAIFRFFAGEALRVRGDRLPQARAGVDVEVTREPVGVVGLITPWNFPLAIPAWKIAPALAYGNAVVFKPADLVPGSAWALAEIISRAGLPEGVFNLVMGRGSVVGQAMLDDARIDALSFTGSVATGRQVARAATQRFAKVQMEMGGKNPLIVMDDADLGQAVECAVQGSFFSTGQRCTASSRLIVQRGIHDRFVRAMKERMAALRVDDALAPGTDIGPVVDARQLQQDEEYLRIGRDEGATLAHGGRRVARATDGHYLEPALFTDCSNDMRICREEIFGPVAAVIPVAGYDEALALANDTEFGLSAGICTTSLKHATHFKRHAQAGMVMVNCPTAGVDPHAPFGGRKGSSYGPREQGSYAAEFYTTVKTAYTLA